A single genomic interval of Alistipes provencensis harbors:
- a CDS encoding SusC/RagA family TonB-linked outer membrane protein has product MFILHLLSAAAQSGRITGTVLDADGKPLPGAAVVVSGTPKGTIADNKGQFTLSVAEGETLVVTFLGFKEKHVKVGRQTSLSITLEPDENLLEDVVVVGYDTQKKVNLTGSVSSISTKEFARRPITQLSTALQGIAPGVTVTTAGGAPGADSGNIQIRGIGSFGGSDSSPLVLIDGVEGDLNSVDASQIDQISVLKDAASAAIYGSRAANGVILITTKRADKGKFSVTYRGYVGWQSPVVYPDVVNAEEYMLLSRRASENDGATSLYTDEYIANYRRNNYLDPDAYPIIDWQDRLMTGNGFTHNHTLSMSAGSERIRVMTSLGYLDQNGIIKNANFKRYNLRNNMDIRMNDRLNFRLDIAATYSRRAANPYQSSVFGFMNSKDPLMLAQWSDGSYAPFTGGTVNPLPMIEQGVGGNNIRQNGTLKASAALEYKPVQWLTLEVKAAPQFTAVKTHKFVDLVEYHSDPYGTVSKTSNAEYNSLDETVTASWNGYYHATAAAARQFGGHSFKLLLGASYEEYDYYSLGAYRQEFAYPDYEVISAGGDNEFKDNSGSRTQMALGSFFGRINYNFKERYLFEANLRYDGSSRFVRKNRWSAFPSFSAAWRVTEEPFMAAARKTLSEFKIRASYGTLGNQNINSYYPASQLLTISSISAANKIYPIVAQNSLANEDITWETTYMTDIGFDATLWNRLSITADYYHKKTDGILMQLDIPSSIGLGAPYQNAGVVTNDGWEVSVGYNNNWGDFSFGVQANLSDVVNEIVDMKGTYGTSGVIRNQEGSSINSLYLLKCLGVVQTQEQADWMNEKCPQYNQITRPGDLVYEDYNHDNKIDDSDKQIVGSLIPRYTYGLTLNFGWKGINLSAQFQGVGKADAYISGAYTQPCVSGGTFQKGHLDNWTPDNPGAKYPRLSYTSDLNKKPSTFWMADASYCRLKNLQLSYTFPASVTKALRVQGLMVYANATNLFTISNYYDGYDPETAYQGGSQGATTGSIGNNYPLVSTYTFGVEIKF; this is encoded by the coding sequence GTGTTTATCTTGCACCTGCTGTCCGCTGCGGCCCAATCCGGGCGCATCACCGGTACAGTTTTGGATGCAGATGGCAAACCCCTCCCCGGAGCCGCTGTCGTCGTCAGCGGCACGCCCAAAGGCACTATTGCCGACAACAAGGGCCAATTCACGCTCTCCGTCGCCGAAGGGGAAACCCTTGTGGTCACCTTCCTCGGATTCAAGGAAAAGCATGTGAAGGTCGGCAGGCAGACCTCGCTCAGCATCACTCTCGAACCGGACGAGAATCTCCTCGAAGACGTGGTCGTCGTGGGATACGACACGCAGAAAAAGGTCAACCTGACCGGTTCGGTCTCGTCCATCTCCACCAAAGAGTTCGCCCGGAGGCCGATCACCCAGCTTTCCACAGCCCTTCAGGGCATCGCCCCGGGTGTGACAGTCACCACGGCCGGCGGCGCTCCCGGCGCAGACTCCGGCAACATCCAGATCCGTGGCATCGGTTCGTTCGGAGGCTCGGACAGCTCCCCGCTCGTGCTCATCGACGGCGTGGAGGGTGACCTCAACTCTGTGGATGCCTCGCAGATCGACCAGATCTCGGTGCTCAAGGATGCCGCCTCTGCGGCCATCTATGGAAGCCGTGCGGCCAACGGAGTCATCCTCATCACCACCAAGCGTGCGGACAAAGGCAAATTCTCCGTCACATACCGAGGCTATGTGGGCTGGCAATCCCCCGTGGTCTACCCGGACGTGGTCAACGCCGAGGAGTACATGCTCCTTTCGCGCAGGGCCTCGGAGAACGACGGCGCCACTTCCCTCTACACCGACGAATACATCGCCAACTACCGCCGGAACAACTACCTCGATCCGGACGCCTACCCCATCATCGACTGGCAGGACCGGCTGATGACCGGTAACGGGTTCACCCACAACCACACCCTCAGCATGAGCGCCGGCAGCGAACGCATCCGCGTGATGACCTCGCTGGGTTACCTCGACCAGAACGGCATCATCAAGAACGCCAATTTCAAGCGCTACAACCTGCGCAACAACATGGACATCCGGATGAACGACCGGCTCAATTTCCGGCTCGACATCGCCGCCACCTATTCCCGCCGGGCCGCCAACCCCTACCAGAGCAGCGTCTTCGGATTCATGAATTCCAAGGATCCGCTGATGCTCGCACAGTGGTCGGACGGCAGCTACGCCCCATTCACCGGAGGCACGGTCAATCCGCTTCCCATGATCGAGCAAGGCGTCGGCGGCAACAATATCCGTCAGAACGGAACCCTCAAGGCTTCCGCAGCCCTCGAATACAAACCGGTCCAGTGGCTTACGCTCGAAGTGAAGGCCGCACCCCAGTTTACGGCCGTCAAGACCCATAAGTTCGTGGACCTCGTGGAGTACCACTCCGACCCATACGGTACGGTTTCAAAGACCTCCAATGCGGAATACAACTCCCTCGACGAGACGGTCACCGCATCGTGGAACGGCTATTACCATGCGACCGCGGCAGCGGCCCGTCAGTTCGGGGGCCACAGCTTCAAACTGCTCCTCGGCGCATCTTACGAAGAATATGACTATTACAGCCTCGGGGCATACCGGCAGGAGTTCGCCTATCCCGACTACGAGGTCATCAGCGCCGGCGGCGACAACGAGTTCAAGGACAACTCCGGCAGCCGGACCCAGATGGCGCTGGGCTCGTTCTTCGGCCGCATCAACTATAACTTCAAGGAGCGCTATCTCTTCGAGGCCAATCTCCGTTACGACGGTTCCTCCCGTTTTGTCCGCAAGAACCGGTGGAGCGCCTTCCCGTCGTTCTCCGCCGCATGGCGCGTCACCGAGGAGCCGTTCATGGCAGCAGCCCGGAAAACGCTCTCGGAATTCAAGATCAGAGCCTCCTACGGTACGCTCGGAAACCAAAACATCAACTCCTACTACCCTGCGTCACAGCTCCTGACGATCAGTTCCATCTCCGCCGCCAACAAGATCTATCCCATCGTGGCCCAGAATTCGCTTGCCAACGAGGACATTACATGGGAGACCACCTACATGACCGACATCGGTTTCGACGCTACGTTGTGGAACCGGCTTTCGATCACCGCCGACTACTACCACAAGAAGACCGACGGCATCCTGATGCAGCTCGACATACCCTCCTCCATCGGACTCGGAGCGCCCTACCAGAACGCCGGCGTCGTCACCAACGACGGCTGGGAGGTTTCCGTCGGCTACAACAACAACTGGGGCGACTTCAGCTTCGGCGTGCAGGCAAATCTCTCCGACGTCGTCAACGAGATTGTGGACATGAAGGGCACTTATGGCACCAGCGGCGTTATCCGCAACCAAGAGGGCTCGTCGATCAACTCACTCTACCTGCTCAAATGCCTTGGTGTCGTGCAGACGCAGGAACAGGCCGACTGGATGAACGAAAAATGCCCCCAGTACAACCAGATCACCCGCCCGGGCGACCTTGTCTACGAAGATTACAACCATGACAACAAGATCGACGACAGCGACAAGCAGATCGTCGGCAGCCTCATCCCGCGCTACACCTACGGCCTGACCCTCAACTTTGGCTGGAAAGGCATCAACCTCAGCGCACAGTTCCAAGGAGTGGGCAAAGCCGACGCCTACATCAGCGGTGCCTACACCCAGCCCTGCGTGAGCGGCGGCACGTTCCAGAAGGGACATCTCGACAACTGGACTCCGGACAACCCCGGAGCGAAATATCCGCGCCTCTCCTACACGAGCGACCTCAACAAGAAACCCTCGACATTCTGGATGGCCGATGCCTCGTACTGCCGCCTGAAAAATCTTCAGCTCAGCTACACCTTCCCTGCGTCGGTCACCAAAGCCCTTCGCGTTCAGGGACTCATGGTCTACGCCAACGCGACCAACCTCTTCACCATAAGCAACTACTATGACGGCTACGACCCGGAAACGGCCTATCAGGGCGGTTCGCAGGGAGCGACCACGGGAAGCATCGGCAACAACTATCCGCTCGTAAGCACCTATACGTTCGGAGTGGAGATCAAATTCTAA
- a CDS encoding histidine-type phosphatase has translation MKRVLLLLSAFVCALTAAVSCSPEPRTADGQAVPKRVMGVYRPYPEAVAPAPGAPEGYEPFYISHYGRHGSRYLLYDSQYLFVHDIFSKAAAADKLTKTGQKIRKDFLKVYPQFEGRAGMLTGIGVAQHRAIARRMAEQYPTAFSREAEVRASTSATSRTQESMEAFCAQLQACCPSLRITCSTDAALNPYSTGSGIPTEYDLRVKSPDAEWRSDFEAFCRQKIDAEPFTARIFSDTDYAARLCDPIALERGIFYLAIHFRGCGIDTDWLRLFTLDELCTLAACDAYTFYMEKGPAAETSDRTWALSAHILDKVLTDAEKDIANGTAANLRFGHDGCIMALLTLMGADGWTEEATTQEEIARAWDVSQIPMACNLQWIFYRPVSDEGEPLVRILLNETPLRLPVTDQSGLCSWSDLKQYLTERCDTAFAILNKDQIPNNL, from the coding sequence ATGAAACGGGTTCTCTTGCTCCTGTCCGCATTCGTGTGCGCCCTCACGGCGGCCGTCTCCTGCTCGCCCGAACCGCGGACTGCCGACGGACAGGCCGTCCCGAAGCGGGTGATGGGCGTGTACCGTCCCTATCCGGAAGCGGTCGCCCCGGCCCCCGGTGCGCCGGAAGGTTACGAACCATTCTACATCAGCCACTACGGCCGGCACGGATCGAGATACCTGCTCTACGACTCCCAATATCTCTTTGTTCACGATATCTTTTCCAAGGCGGCCGCCGCCGACAAACTCACAAAAACCGGACAAAAGATCCGGAAGGATTTCCTCAAGGTTTATCCGCAGTTCGAAGGCCGGGCCGGCATGCTTACCGGAATCGGAGTAGCCCAGCACCGGGCGATCGCCCGGAGGATGGCCGAACAATATCCGACCGCATTCAGCCGGGAAGCCGAGGTAAGAGCTTCGACATCGGCCACTTCCCGCACGCAGGAGAGCATGGAGGCTTTCTGCGCACAGTTGCAGGCATGCTGTCCCTCCCTGCGGATAACATGTTCCACGGACGCCGCGCTCAACCCTTATTCAACCGGTTCCGGCATCCCGACGGAATACGACCTGAGGGTAAAGAGCCCGGATGCGGAATGGCGGTCCGATTTCGAAGCTTTCTGCCGGCAGAAGATCGACGCGGAGCCTTTCACCGCACGGATCTTTTCCGACACGGACTACGCCGCAAGGCTCTGCGACCCCATCGCCCTCGAGCGAGGCATCTTCTACCTCGCCATCCATTTCAGGGGATGCGGGATCGACACCGACTGGCTGCGGTTGTTCACCCTCGACGAACTGTGCACCCTCGCGGCGTGCGACGCCTACACTTTCTACATGGAAAAAGGTCCCGCCGCCGAAACGTCCGACCGCACTTGGGCCCTTTCCGCCCATATTCTCGACAAAGTGCTGACGGATGCGGAAAAAGACATCGCCAACGGCACGGCAGCCAACCTCCGCTTCGGACACGACGGCTGCATCATGGCGCTCCTGACACTCATGGGAGCCGACGGATGGACCGAAGAGGCCACGACCCAAGAAGAGATCGCCCGTGCATGGGACGTGTCGCAGATCCCGATGGCCTGCAATCTCCAATGGATATTCTACCGCCCCGTATCGGACGAAGGAGAACCGCTCGTGAGGATACTTCTCAACGAAACGCCGTTACGGCTACCCGTCACCGACCAGAGTGGACTATGCAGTTGGAGCGACCTGAAACAATACCTCACAGAGCGGTGCGACACCGCTTTCGCAATACTGAACAAAGACCAGATACCAAACAACCTTTAA
- a CDS encoding carbohydrate kinase family protein: protein MGIGELVWDLLPGGRQLGGAPVNFAYWCSRLGAEGYPVSAAGNDNLGQEAFEQLAGTGIDLSYMQRNALPTGRVNVTLSGKGIPEYDIVEGVAWDALEADAETLGLATQADAVCWGSLAQRSEVSRKAIAAILRATRPECLKVFDINIRQHWYNREIVTASLRQADVLKLNEDELPLIASLLDIGKSGTEVIAELIRMFSLRYVIYTAGADHSEIHSAEGLLSHIPTPKVEVADTVGAGDSFTAAFITSLLQGDPIAACHRKAVETAAKVCTIHGAIPRRP from the coding sequence ATGGGAATCGGAGAACTTGTCTGGGACCTGCTGCCCGGTGGCAGACAACTCGGGGGAGCACCGGTCAATTTCGCCTACTGGTGCAGCCGTCTCGGTGCAGAAGGCTATCCGGTGAGTGCCGCCGGTAACGACAACCTCGGGCAGGAAGCTTTCGAACAACTGGCCGGAACAGGGATCGACCTCAGCTACATGCAGCGTAACGCTCTGCCGACCGGACGGGTCAACGTAACGCTTTCGGGGAAAGGGATTCCCGAGTACGACATCGTCGAAGGAGTGGCATGGGACGCATTGGAAGCGGACGCTGAGACCCTCGGACTCGCTACACAGGCAGATGCCGTCTGCTGGGGCTCGCTCGCCCAGCGGTCTGAAGTATCACGCAAAGCAATCGCCGCAATACTTAGGGCCACTCGCCCGGAGTGCCTGAAAGTGTTCGACATCAACATCCGCCAGCATTGGTACAATCGGGAGATCGTCACCGCCTCGCTCCGACAGGCCGATGTGCTGAAACTCAACGAAGACGAACTGCCGCTCATCGCATCGCTGCTTGACATCGGAAAGTCCGGTACAGAGGTGATCGCGGAACTCATCCGGATGTTTTCCCTGCGGTATGTCATCTATACTGCAGGAGCCGATCACAGCGAAATTCACAGTGCGGAGGGGCTTCTTTCCCACATCCCGACCCCGAAAGTCGAGGTCGCCGATACGGTGGGCGCCGGGGACTCGTTCACGGCGGCCTTCATAACCTCCCTCCTGCAAGGCGACCCCATAGCCGCATGTCACCGTAAAGCGGTGGAAACGGCAGCGAAGGTCTGTACGATACACGGAGCAATACCCCGACGGCCATGA
- a CDS encoding zinc-dependent alcohol dehydrogenase → MRQAVLTAPEQIEFREVPNPTATQLNENEILIHIKKIGICGSEIHSYHGEHPATFYPVVQGHEYSGIVTATGAKVTKCKPGDKVTARPQLTCGRCAPCLRGQYNVCENLRVQAFQADGAAQDYFIIPEDRLVRLPETFSLEYGAMIEPAAVGAHATSRAGDLTGKNVVVSGAGTIGNLVAQFALARGARKVLITDVSDYRLETARKCGITETLNVAKTPLKEGLRTVFGDEGFQVGFEVAGVESSIRSLMECVEKGSTIVVVAVFAKDPALSMFFLGEHELILVGTMMYRHEDYLTAVEEITSGKVSLAPLVTNRFAFGEYNEAYRFIAENQEKCMKVIIDLEK, encoded by the coding sequence ATGAGACAAGCAGTACTTACCGCCCCGGAACAGATCGAATTCCGGGAGGTGCCGAATCCAACAGCAACACAGCTAAATGAGAATGAAATACTTATACATATCAAAAAAATAGGCATCTGCGGCAGCGAGATCCATTCCTATCACGGGGAACACCCCGCCACCTTCTACCCCGTGGTGCAGGGTCACGAATACTCCGGCATCGTTACGGCCACCGGCGCCAAGGTCACCAAATGCAAACCCGGGGACAAGGTGACGGCCCGTCCGCAGCTTACCTGCGGCCGATGCGCCCCCTGCCTCCGCGGGCAATACAACGTCTGCGAAAACCTCCGAGTACAGGCATTCCAAGCCGACGGGGCCGCACAGGACTATTTCATCATACCGGAAGACCGGCTCGTCAGACTGCCGGAGACCTTCTCGCTCGAATACGGAGCAATGATCGAGCCGGCCGCCGTAGGGGCGCATGCCACTTCGCGTGCAGGAGACCTTACGGGCAAGAACGTGGTCGTGTCGGGAGCCGGCACGATCGGTAACCTCGTGGCTCAGTTCGCCCTCGCACGAGGGGCCCGCAAGGTCCTCATCACCGACGTGAGTGACTACCGGTTGGAAACGGCTCGCAAATGCGGCATCACCGAGACCCTCAACGTAGCGAAGACCCCGTTGAAGGAGGGGCTGAGAACGGTTTTCGGCGACGAGGGCTTTCAGGTGGGTTTCGAAGTGGCAGGCGTGGAATCGTCGATCCGCTCGCTGATGGAGTGCGTCGAAAAAGGCAGTACGATCGTCGTCGTGGCGGTTTTCGCTAAAGACCCGGCCCTCAGCATGTTCTTCCTCGGGGAGCACGAACTCATCCTCGTAGGCACCATGATGTACCGCCACGAAGACTACCTCACCGCCGTGGAGGAGATAACCTCCGGCAAGGTCTCCCTCGCCCCCCTCGTGACCAACCGCTTTGCTTTCGGAGAGTACAACGAAGCCTACCGGTTCATCGCCGAAAATCAGGAAAAATGCATGAAGGTCATCATAGACCTCGAAAAATAA